The Alnus glutinosa chromosome 7, dhAlnGlut1.1, whole genome shotgun sequence genome includes a region encoding these proteins:
- the LOC133873403 gene encoding putative receptor-like protein kinase At3g47110 gives MAQEIAALEENHTWFVTNLPLGKHPIGCKWVYKIKYKADGSIERYKARLVAKGYTEGLDYHETFSPVAKMTTVRTLLAIAAAKRWFLHQLDVNNAFLHGDLDEEVYMELPLGFKTKGESKVCKLTKSLYGLKQASRQWFSKFSTYLIDLGFSQSKADYSLFTRHQGTSFIALLVYVDDIAIASNDSVAVNSLIGILNDRFRLKDLGELKFFLGLEIARSTKGISISQRKYSLEIIQDAGLLASKPVLFPMVQNLKLSRDVGTVLSDPTPYRRLIGRLLYLTITRPDLAYYVQTLSQFMDSPRQPHLDATYRVLRYLKSAPGQGLFFSAESDFRLKAFCDADWAGCSDTRRSITGFYVFLGSSLISWKSKKQHTISRSSAESEYRSMASTGCELLWLFTLLHDLTVAHPQAATLFCDIQAALLIAANPVFHERTKHIDVDCHFIREKIQLGLIKTLHVPSQHELADIFTKALGCALFHKLLSKILPPNVGTALPNLEIFAGGANSFTGPISLSLSNASRLRLLDFPENCLTGTVPRNLASLRGLVRLGNRLGNGKVDDDLNFLGFLANCTSLKVLGLGRNQFGGVLPSSIANLSSQLSWLSMGLNMIHGGNPIGIGNFVNLTVLALQRNYLSGPLPDALGKLHQLQELYLNNNKFSGPIPFSLDESDRLALLAFKNRITEDPLQIMSLWNESTHFCNWFGVSCSPSNKRVVVLNLETQRLAGYITPSIGNLTYLTRINLGNNSIYGEIPQEVGRLQRLHHLILNFNSIGGKLPTNLSHCTQLRLVYLNLGRNNLTGTIPSWIGNFSSLYRLFLFRNNLEGSIPSELGRLSSLGAFVLSANNLSGTIPPPIYNISSIYYFAVAANNLYGSLPPDVGLTLPNLEIFFGGLNSFTGPIPESLPNASRLSQLDFAENNGLTGTVPQNLASLRALVSLNFEGNRLGNGKVGDLNFIGFLSNCTSLENLGLGGNQFGGVLPSSIANLSSQLNRLTMGRNMIHGGIPNRIGNLVNLIVLGLEDNYLGGPLPDALGKLQQLQILNLGWNKFSGLIPFSIGNLTKLIKLCMEENKFEGSIPASLGNCQNLLLLNLSTNNLNGTIPKEVIGLSSLSIYLVMSHNSLTGTLPFEVGHLKNLGVLDLSKNRLYGEIPASLGSCTSLVNLHLEDNSFEGAIPPYLETLRGLEEIDLSRNNLSGQIPEFLSKFLSLKLLNLSHNDLEGKVPSEGIFLNVSAISIFGNDKLCGGVPELLLPKCYKKSPRSSMKRLALKVVIPVMLVLVLLCFFLTFYMVKRWRKRPLVISSSKDWQLACISYAELQASTNDFAVDNLIGSGSFGSVYKGVLSSNGAIVAVKVLNLQQRGASKSFIDECNALKSLRHRNLLKIITACSSIDHQGNDFKSLVFEFMSNGSLDQWLHPLKDGQHQCKRLSFIQRINIAIDVAHALEYLHLHCETPIVHCDIKPSNVLLNEDMVAHVGDFGLAKFIFEASLNPSKKETLSESLSIALKGSVGYIPPEYGMGGQVSVLGDIYSYGILLLEMFTGKRPTDDMFKDALSIHKFIAMALPERVMDIVDSSMPFEEGEEDVDDETNNDDIEVDDHFVAGSRVKDCLVSVLQIGLLCSATSPHERLPTNDVVNKLGAIRDACISTPSSVITNRGQAQV, from the exons ATGGCTCAAGAAATTGCAGCCCTTGAAGAAAATCATACTTGGTTTGTCACTAATTTGCCTCTTGGTAAGCACCCTattggctgcaaatgggtgtacaaaattaaatacaaagCTGATGGTAGCATAGAGAGATACAAAGCCCGTTTAGTTGCTAAAGGATACACTGAAGGGCTAGATTATCATGAAACCTTTTCCCCCGTGGCTAAAATGACCACTGTTCGGACATTATTGGCAATTGCAGCTGCTAAACGTTGGTTTTTACATCAATTAGATGTAAACAATGCGTTTTTACACGGTGATTTAGATGAAGAGGTATATATGGAACTACCTCTTGGGTTTAAGACTAAGGGGGAGTCTAAGGTTTGCAAGTTAACTAAGTCTTTATATGGTTTGAAGCAGGCCTCAAGACAATGGTTTTCTAAGTTTTCCACCTACTTGATTGATCTTGGTTTTAGTCAATCAAAGGCTGATTATTCTTTGTTTACTCGACATCAAGGAACTTCTTTTATTGCATTGTtggtatatgttgatgacattgcAATTGCTAGTAATGATTCGGTTGCTGTGAATTCTCTTATTGGGATTCTTAATGACAGATTTCGCCTTAAGGATCTTGGtgagttgaaattttttttggggcTTGAAATTGCTCGTTCTACAAAAGGGATCTCCATTTCTCAACGAAAGTATTCTTTAGAGATTATACAGGATGCTGGTTTGCTGGCTTCTAAACCAGTTCTCTTCCCCATGGTCCAAAATCTGAAACTCTCTCGGGATGTTGGCACAGTTTTATCTGATCCTACACCCTACAGGCGACTTATTGGTCGACTTTTATACTTAACAATTACTCGGCCTGACTTGGCATACTATGTTCAAACACTTAGCCAATTCATGGACTCTCCTAGGCAGCCCCATCTTGATGCTACTTACCGAGTCTTAAGATATCTCAAGTCAGCTCCTGGTCAAGGCTTATTTTTTTCTGCAGAATCTGATTTTCGTCTCAAAGCCTTTtgtgatgcagattgggcaggtTGTTCCGACACTAGGCGTTCCATTACTGGTTTTTATGTCTTTCTTGGGTCTTCCTTAATTtcttggaagtctaagaaacaGCACACTATATCCAGATCTTCTGCAGAATCTGAATACAGATCAATGGCATCAACTGGATGTGAATTGCTTTGGTTATTCACACTTCTTCATGACCTTACTGTTGCTCATCCTCAAGCTGCTACCTTATTTTGTGATATTCAGGCTGCCTTACTTATTGCAGCCAACCCCGTCTTTCATGAACGAACGAAACATATTGATGTCGACTGTCACTTTATCCGTGAGAAGATCCAACTTGGTCTTATCAAGACTTTACATGTTCCTTCTCAGCACGAGCTTGCAGACATTTTCACCAAAGCTCTTGGCTGTGCTCTTTTCCATAAACTCTTATCCAAGAT CCTTCCACCAAATGTTGGCACCGCTCTTCCTAACCTTGAAATATTTGCTGGCGGTGCTAATAGTTTCACAGGACCTATTTCCCTGTCATTGTCAAATGCTTCTAGACTTCGGCTGCTTGACTTTCCTGAAAATTGTCTCACTGGGACGGTGCCTCGAAATCTAGCAAGTTTGCGTGGCTTGGTTAGACTTGGCAATAGACTTGGAAATGGGAAAGTTGATGATGACCTGAATTTTCTCGGTTTTTTGGCTAACTGTACTAGTTTGAAGGTGTTGGGCCTTGGTAGGAATCAATTTGGTGGAGTACTGCCCAGCTCCATAGCCAACCTTTCCTCCCAACTGAGTTGGCTTTCTATGGGCTTGAATATGATACATGGAGGCAACCCCATTGGCATTGGGAACTTTGTTAACTTGACTGTTCTGGCATTACAACGTAACTATTTAAGTGGCCCTCTCCCGGATGCTCTTGGGAAGCTCCATCAGTTACAGGAGCTATATTTGAACAATAACAAATTTTCAGGGCCGATACCTTTCTCCTTAG ATGAGTCTGATCGCCTGGCATTGCTCGCCTTCAAGAATCGGATTACTGAAGACCCGCTTCAAATCATGAGCTTATGGAATGAGTCCACCCATTTCTGCAACTGGTTTGGTGTTTCATGCAGCCCCTCCAATAAAAGAGTCGTGGTTCTGAACCTGGAAACTCAAAGATTGGCTGGCTATATAACACCTTCGATAGGAAATCTTACTTACCTTACTAGAATCAACTTGGGAAATAACAGCATCTATGGGGAAATTCCTCAAGAAGTGGGAAGACTACAGCGTCTGCATCATCTCATCTTGAATTTCAATTCCATTGGTGGGAAACTTCCAACTAATCTAAGCCACTGTACACAACTTAGA TTAGTTTACCTGAATCTTGGTCGAAATAACCTTACAGGAACTATCCCATCGTGGATAGGaaacttttcttctttgtatCGTCTATTCCTTTTCAGGAACAATCTAGAAGGGAGCATACCTAGCGAGCTTGGCCGTCTATCAAGCTTGGGAGCTTTTGTACTTTCTGCAAATAATTTGTCTGGTACTATCCCTCCTCCGATTTATAATATATCTTCCATATACTATTTTGCTGTTGCTGCGAATAACTTGTATGGAAGCCTTCCACCAGATGTTGGCCTTACTCTTCCTAACCttgaaatatttttcggcgGTCTAAATAGCTTCACAGGACCTATTCCCGAGTCATTGCCAAATGCTTCTAGACTTAGCCAGCTTGACTTCGCTGAAAATAATGGTCTCACTGGAACAGTGCCTCAAAATCTAGCAAGTTTGCGTGCCTTGGTTTCACTTAATTTTGAAGGAAATAGACTTGGAAATGGGAAAGTTGGTGACCTGAATTTTATCGGATTTTTGTCTAACTGTACAAGTTTGGAGAACTTGGGCCTTGGTGGGAATCAATTTGGAGGTGTATTGCCCAGCTCCATTGCCAATCTTTCCTCCCAGCTGAATCGTCTTACTATGGGTAGAAATATGATACATGGCGGCATCCCCAATCGGATTGGAAACCTTGTTAACTTGATCGTTCTGGGATTAGAAGATAATTACTTGGGAGGTCCTCTCCCGGATGCTCTTGGGAAGCTCCAGCAATTACAGATACTAAATTTAGGATGGAACAAATTTTCCGGGCTAATCCCTTTCTCCATAGGAAACTTAACTAAATTGATAAAGCTCTGTATGGAGGAGAACAAATTTGAGGGAAGTATACCCGCAAGCCTAGGAAACTGCCAAAATTTGCTTTTACTAAACCTTTCTACTAACAATCTCAATGGTACCATACCAAAAGAGGTTATTGGTCTTTCTTCCCTTTCGATTTATTTGGTAATGTCTCATAATTCTTTGACAGGTACACTGCCATTTGAAGTGGGTCACTTAAAAAATCTTGGTGTGTTAGATTTGTCCAAGAATAGATTATATGGTGAAATCCCTGCTTCCCTTGGTAGTTGTACTAGTTTGGTGAATTTGCATTTGGAGGATAATTCATTTGAAGGAGCAATTCCTCCATATTTGGAAACACTAAGAGGTTTAGAAGAAATTGATCTTTCCCGCAATAACTTGTCAGGGCAGATTCCTGAATTTCTCAGCAAGTTTTTGTCACTTAAGCTTCTTAATCTTTCTCATAATGATCTCGAGGGGAAAGTGCCAAGTGAAGGGATTTTTTTGAATGTAAGTGCAATTTCAATCTTTGGAAATGACAAGCTATGTGGTGGCGTCCCAGAATTACTTTTaccaaaatgttataaaaagaGTCCACGTTCATCCATGAAACGCCTTGCACTTAAAGTTGTAATTCCTGTCATGTTGGTACTTGTTCTATTGTGTTTTTTCCTCACATTTTATATGGTTAAAAGATGGAGAAAGAGACCTTTGGTCATATCTTCCTCAAAGGATTGGCAATTGGCATGTATATCTTATGCAGAACTCCAAGCCTCAACTAATGATTTCGCTGTGGACAATTTGATCGGTTCAGGTAGTTTTGGTTCTGTATACAAAGGAGTTCTTTCTAGCAATGGAGCAATTGTTGCAGTTAAAGTGTTAAACCTTCAACAACGAGGAGCTTCCAAGAGTTTCATTGATGAATGCAATGCTTTGAAAAGTTTACGCCATCGTAATCTTCTTAAAATTATCACTGCTTGCTCAAGCATTGATCATCAAGGGAACGACTTTAAAAGTCTAGTTTTTGAGTTCATGTCTAATGGAAGCCTAGACCAGTGGCTGCATCCTTTAAAGGATGGGCAACATCAATGTAAGAGATTGAGCTTTATTCAGAGAATAAACATAGCCATTGATGTTGCTCATGCATTGGaatatcttcatcttcattgtGAAACGCCAATTGTTCACTGTGATATAAAGCCAAGTAATGTCCTCCTCAATGAAGATATGGTAGCACATGTCGGTGACTTTGGATTAGCAAAGTTCATCTTTGAAGCATCACTTAATCCCTCTAAGAAAGAAACCTTGTCAGAGTCCTTATCAATTGCGCTGAAAGGTTCCGTTGGGTACATTCCTCCAG AGTATGGGATGGGTGGCCAAGTTTCTGTACTTGGAGATATTTACAGCTATGGGATACTCTTGCTGGAGATGTTCACTGGGAAAAGACCTACCGATGACATGTTCAAAGATGCCCTGAGCATTCACAAGTTCATTGCAATGGCTTTGCCGGAACGTGTCATGGATATAGTGGACTCGTCAATGCCCtttgaagaaggtgaagaagatgTTGATGATGAGACAAATAACGATGACATAGAAGTTGATGATCATTTCGTTGCCGGAAGCAGAGTTAAGGATTGCTTGGTCTCAGTGCTGCAGATTGGACTGTTGTGCTCTGCAACATCTCCTCATGAGCGGTTGCCCACAAATGATGTCGTCAACAAACTTGGGGCAATTAGAGACGCATGCATTTCAACGCCGTCTAGCGTCATCACCAACCGAGGTCAAGCTCAAGTTTAA